One Pyrus communis chromosome 13, drPyrComm1.1, whole genome shotgun sequence genomic window carries:
- the LOC137712379 gene encoding pentatricopeptide repeat-containing protein At1g08070, chloroplastic-like — translation MSPKPSIIKSNCNPFDEITSLLQKCKHKDHLHQIHARIVTTGLVRKPSVAGKLVASLASIPLPATNSAARSIADGVKGLDSYTWNTIIRGHLAGNQPKKALLVYSHVRGKGLEVDSYTLQFAIKACRLMPLVLEGKQLHNQILKLGFGSEIIIQTSLVNMYGFFGELECMQQLFDETPQRDLVMWNSVVAAYSQHNFPYMALAVASAMAGEGLRLNGSSVVSLLSACSFLKAIRKGKEVHGYVIRGQLVDNHDVFVYNALISMYSRCGVLSSARRIFQTMPMKNVVSWTSMINGYSDNDHLKEAFWLFEQMDSEKIKPDEVTILGVISMSSKFRSFKIAEWIDRYVERNGFRSTGSIAMLNALMDMHAKCGNIKKACEIFDGMEQKSLMSWTTIIHGLAMHSDGKQALAMFSQMQREGCKPDAVVFLNILSACSHAGMVDEARNCFNSMVNDYHMKPWMEHYGCMVDLLCRAGLVSEAFEFVQTMPYKPDTMIWRMLLGACQGQGDGSLARRIMSQLREIGPKNSRDYGMLSNLYAAMEEWDNVKEIRREMKEKGVIKEDPGSSSIEVY, via the coding sequence ATGTCTCCCAAACCCTCCATCATCAAATCAAACTGCAACCCTTTTGATGAAATAACATCTCTCTTGCAAAAATGCAAACACAAAGACCATCTCCATCAAATCCATGCACGCATCGTGACCACAGGCCTCGTCCGCAAGCCTTCTGTAGCAGGCAAACTTGTTGCATCTCTTGCCTCCATTCCCCTCCCCGCCACAAACTCCGCCGCCCGCTCGATCGCCGACGGAGTCAAGGGTCTCGATTCCTACACCTGGAACACCATCATCAGAGGTCACTTGGCGGGGAATCAACCAAAAAAAGCGCTTTTGGTTTATTCCCATGTCAGAGGGAAGGGTCTGGAGGTGGATAGTTATACCCTTCAGTTTGCTATCAAGGCCTGCCGCCTGATGCCATTGGTTCTTGAAGGGAAGCAGTTACATAACCAGATTTTGAAACTGGGTTTTGGCTCTGAGATCATAATTCAAACTTCCCTTGTGAATATGTATGGTTTTTTCGGTGAGCTTGAATGTATGCAGCAATTGTTTGATGAAACGCCTCAGAGAGATTTAGTCATGTGGAATTCAGTTGTTGCTGCATATTCTCAGCACAATTTCCCTTATATGGCACTTGCAGTTGCAAGCGCCATGGCCGGTGAAGGTTTGAGACTAAATGGGTCGAGTGTCGTTAGCTTGCTTTCCGCTTGCTCGTTTTTGAAGGCGATAAGGAAAGGGAAGGAAGTTCATGGCTATGTGATTAGAGGACAGCTTGTCGATAATCATGATGTTTTTGTTTACAATGCTTTGATTAGTATGTATTCAAGATGCGGGGTTTTATCAAGTGCTCGTCGGATATTTCAAACGATGCCAATGAAAAATGTGGTTTCTTGGACTTCTATGATCAACGGTTATAGCGATAACGATCATCTGAAGGAGGCATTCTGGTTGTTTGAACAGATGGACTCTGAGAAAATAAAACCAGATGAGGTTACCATTTTGGGAGTTATTTCAATGTCCTCAAAGTTTCGAAGCTTCAAGATCGCGGAGTGGATTGACCGTTATGTCGAGAGAAATGGGTTTAGAAGTACAGGGAGCATTGCGATGTTAAATGCACTGATGGACATGCATGCCAAATGCGGGAACATCAAGAAAGCTTGTGAAATTTTTGATGGCATGGAACAGAAATCGTTAATGTCTTGGACTACCATCATACACGGATTAGCGATGCACAGTGATGGAAAGCAAGCGCTGGCTATGTTCTCTCAGATGCAAAGAGAAGGGTGTAAACCAGATGCGGTTGTATTCCTCAACATATTGTCTGCCTGCAGCCACGCAGGAATGGTGGACGAGGCACGAAATTGTTTCAATTCAATGGTAAACGATTACCACATGAAACCGTGGATGGAGCACTACGGTTGCATGGTTGATCTACTATGTAGAGCTGGATTGGTGAGTGAGGCATTTGAGTTTGTTCAGACCATGCCGTATAAACCAGATACGATGATATGGCGAATGCTGCTCGGGGCATGTCAAGGCCAAGGAGATGGTAGTTTAGCAAGACGGATTATGAGCCAGTTACGTGAGATAGGGCCGAAAAACAGCAGAGACTACGGAATGCTATCAAATTTGTATGCCGCCATGGAAGAATGGGACAATGTGAAGGAGATAAGAAGGGAGATGAAGGAGAAGGGAGTAATAAAAGAGGATCCTGGGAGCAGTTCAATTGAGGTTTATTAA
- the LOC137712760 gene encoding protein IQ-DOMAIN 31-like: MGKSPAKWIKTVLFGKKSSKAGIPKGREKVTNQKEVVIAARATGADYSSDPHVAFHETTNTIDNNRDLELENKETPSVLSDGGPGIQSTETQGSAPQDVAHDPERIRQEQAATKAQAAFRGYLARRAFWALKGIIRLQALIRGHLVRRQAVATLFSMSGIVKCQALARGKRVRESDVGLEMQKICSVMPLEGKLVNPVGVNTSVQMAKLSANVFILKLLAFSPTVMPLSLQYEPGNPNSVSNWLERWSATHFWKPVPQPRKVLDSKSQRKHPEAQTVRVRRNSRRLSSANVESVSVQATSEFEKPKRNLRKVPSNPTDAVQENPQVELEKVKRNLRKVHSSIVENSVQAESEAEGVKQSLEKASSTLVPDVLEGTSNSVEKFKKELTWIPSSRPDTEITPEPSAPKEVFNLSYIDQATEDLKPLTDSTSKDVNTPSAEAAIELKILTESNGQDENISSSNGVLNQKEDLTTNDNQKSSRKSSTPAKQERSENGLQSSPTVPSYMAATESAKAKLRAQGSPRLAQDVTEKNNSTRRHSLPSATNTNISSQSPRMHRLVQTGGKGGNKSDKPRATSRDGIGKVTQTEWRR, translated from the exons ATGGGCAAATCACCGGCCAAATGGATCAAAACGGTGCTGTTTGGAAAGAAATCGTCGAAAGCCGGCATTCCTAAAGGAAGAGAG AAAGTTACAAATCAGAAAGAGGTGGTGATTGCTGCCAGGGCAACCGGAGCTGATTATTCTTCAGATCCACATGTGGCTTTTCATGAAACCACCAACACCATAGATAACAACCGAGACTTAGAATTGGAGAACAAGGAAACTCCAAGTGTATTAAGTGATGGAGGTCCAGGAATTCAAAGTACAGAAACACAAGGATCTGCGCCACAAGATGTGGCGCATGATCCTGAGAGAATCAGGCAAGAGCAAGCAGCAACAAAGGCGCAGGCTGCCTTTAGGGGTTATCTA GCACGCCGAGCATTTTGGGCCCTCAAAGGAATAATAAGGTTACAGGCACTTATCCGGGGGCACCTGGTTCGGAGACAAGCTGTTGCTACTCTGTTCAGTATGTCGGGCATTGTCAAGTGTCAGGCACTTGCTCGTGGAAAACGGGTGAGAGAGTCTGATGTTGggctggaaatgcaaaagaTATGCAGTGTGATGCCTCTG GAGGGCAAGCTAGTGAATCCTGTTGGAGTTAATACGTCAGTTCAAATGGCAAAGCTGTCAGCAAATGTTTTCATTCTCAAG CTTCTTGCTTTCTCACCTACTGTGATGCCGCTGAGTTTGCAATATGAACCTGGGAATCCAAATTCAGTTTCAAACTGGTTGGAACGATGGTCAGCAACCCATTTTTGGAAACCAGTTCCCCAACCAAGGAAAGTTCTAGATTCAAAATCTCAGAGAAAGCACCCGGAGGCTCAAACAGTCAGGGTAAGGCGCAACAGCCGGAGGCTTTCTTCTGCAAATGTTGAAAGTGTCTCAGTGCAAGCAACCTCTGAATTTGAGAAACCCAAGCGTAACCTTAGGAAAGTTCCTAGCAATCCTACAGATGCAGTGCAGGAAAACCCACAAGTTGAGCTTGAAAAGGTTAAACGTAATTTGAGGAAGGTTCATAGTTCCATTGTAGAGAATTCTGTGCAGGCAGAAAGTGAAGCTGAGGGTGTCAAACAGAGTTTGGAAAAGGCATCAAGCACTTTGGTTCCTGATGTTCTTGAAGGCACTAGTAACTCTGTCGAGAAGTTTAAGAAAGAGCTAACCTGGATTCCATCCAGTCGGCCTGATACAGAAATAACTCCTGAACCATCGGCACCAAAAGAGGTATTTAACCTATCATATATTGATCAAGCTACCGAAGATCTGAAGCCTTTGACAGATAGCACTAGTAAAGATGTGAATACACCTAGTGCTGAAGCTGCAATTGAGTTGAAGATTTTAACAGAAAGCAATGGTCAGGATGAAAATATCTCATCCTCAAATGGGGTTTTGAACCAAAAGGAAGATTTAACAACCAATGACAACCAGAAATCTAGCAGGAAATCTTCTACTCCAGCAAAACAAGAACGCTCAGAGAATGGGTTGCAAAGCAGTCCAACAGTACCAAGTTATATGGCTGCAACTGAATCTGCAAAGGCAAAGCTGAGAGCACAAGGCTCCCCTAGGTTGGCACAAGACGTGACTGAGAAAAATAACTCTACTCGTCGTCATTCTCTGCCATCAGCAACTAATACCAACATCAGCTCACAATCGCCAAGGATGCATCGACTTGTTCAAACAGGTGGCAAAGGAGGAAATAAAAGTGACAAACCTCGGGCAACTTCGAGAGATGGAATTG GAAAGGTAACCCAAACAGAGTGGAGGAGGTGA
- the LOC137712378 gene encoding uncharacterized protein, with amino-acid sequence MSRNGVFASCEVWQESSELADDGSSTKPEFLIDMYAQYSRYPPSFHEFKEQCHILTESITSWSVISNMLSQASVPYQVQPSMIQVISSRAREIASHPENMNRKTIRMVVHLTIGDYMLQFVRTKNMSIEELERVKIEGCGKQCVICLEEMQCGSEAIRTPCSHEYHESCIVKWLKMSLLCPLCRFEMSANPHDKLFVASF; translated from the coding sequence ATGTCAAGGAACGGAGTCTTTGCCAGCTGTGAAGTATGGCAGGAAAGCAGTGAACTCGCCGACGACGGTTCCTCGACAAAACCCGAGTTCTTGATCGATATGTATGCTCAATATTCAAGGTACCCTCCAAGCTTCCACGAGTTCAAGGAGCAATGCCACATTCTGACAGAGAGCATAACATCCTGGTCTGTGATATCCAACATGCTTTCGCAGGCGTCGGTTCCCTACCAAGTTCAGCCGTCCATGATCCAGGTGATTTCTAGTCGCGCTCGTGAAATCGCCAGTCATCCTGAGAACATGAACCGCAAGACTATTCGGATGGTAGTGCATCTTACAATTGGTGATTATATGTTGCAGTTTGTGCGGACAAAAAATATGTCGATTGAGGAGTTGGAGAGAGTCAAAATCGAAGGCTGCGGGAAGCAATGTGTTATATGTTTGGAAGAGATGCAGTGTGGTTCTGAAGCGATTCGCACGCCTTGCTCGCACGAGTATCACGAGAGTTGCATAGTGAAATGGCTGAAGATGAGTCTCCTCTGCCCGCTGTGCCGGTTTGAGATGTCTGCCAATCCTCATGACAAATTATTTGTAGCTAGTTTTTAG
- the LOC137712837 gene encoding ABC transporter A family member 7-like isoform X1 produces the protein MADTSHGPASFWTQANALLRKNLTFQKRNIKQNIRLVSFPILLCLLLVLIQHLVNNELDKPENRCGCSCVDTNGDGKCEKVCGLEYSTLTQGPSCPVPDPPQWPPLLQVPAPDYRAVMSDVIPHKDLPNVSCKRSGSCPVTVLFTGKNQSLGEVLAGSMFRSSTLNSSGLDYLARSALGSESTPDYSNFLDPAFNSGLPLYSVQSQCSQNSTFSVPINILSIKIQQEVRCVQGLHLWRDSSSEINSELYKGYEKSNSERKINEILSAYDFSNSNGNNFNVSIWYNSTFKNDRGRGAIALMRLPRSVNLASNAYLQFVQGFGTEMLFEFVKEMPKPETKLRLDFSSLLGTLFFTWVILQLFPVVLTSLVYERQQKLRIMMKMHGLGDGPYWMISYTYFLTVSSIYMLCFVIFGSGIGLKFFSLNDYSIQFIFYFIYINLQISLAFLVAAMFSDVKTATVIGYIFVFGTGLLGGFLFQFFVQDTSFPRGWIIVLELYPGFSLYRGLYEFAQYSFNGNYMGTDGMRWGDLSDSKNGMTEVLIIMVVEWFVVLLFAYYVDQAVSLGTGKGTFFCFQRFRKKKLPYPRMRSLQRQGSKVSIEMEKPDVCQEREKVEKLLLDSDTTHSVICDNLKKVYPGRDGNPEKFAVRGLSLALSRGECFGMLGPNGAGKTSFISMMIGLTKSTSGTAYVQGLDIRTQMDEIYTSMGVCPQHDLLWETLTGREHVLFYGRLKNLKGSGLIQAAEESLKSVNLFHGGVADKQAGKYSGGMKRRLSVAISLIGDPKVVYMDEPSTGLDPASRNNLWTAVKRAKQDRAIILTTHSMEEAEVLCDRLGVFVDGSLQCLGNPKELKARYGGSYVFTMTTSSNHEQEVENLVRRLSPSANRIYHLSGTQKFELPKHEVRITDVFEAVENAKSRFTVFAWGLADTTLEDVFIKVALGAQSSIELT, from the exons ATGGCGGATACATCCCATGGGCCTGCCAGCTTCTGGACTCAGGCCAATGCTCTGCTCAGAAAGAACCTAACTTTCCAG AAAAGaaatatcaaacagaacattcggctagtttcatttccaattCTCCTGTGTCTATTGCTTGTGCTCATCCAACATTTGGTCAACAATGAACTGGATAAGCCTGAAAACAGGTGTGGTTGCAGTTGTGTTGATACAAACGGTGATGGAAAGTGTGAGAAAGTTTGTGGACTGGAATACTCAACTTTAACACAAGGGCCCAGTTGCCCGGTTCCTGATCCTCCACAATGGCCTCCATTGCTACAAGTGCCGGCTCCTGACTATCGCGCTGTTAtgtctgatgttattccacatAAAGACTTGCCAAATGTGTCATGTAAGAGGTCAGGATCCTGTCCTGTAACTGTACTGTTCACGGGGAAAAATCAATCCCTCGGAGAAG TTTTGGCTGGGAGTATGTTCAGAAGTTCTACTCTGAATTCATCTGGTCTGGATTATTTAGCCCGTAGTGCTTTA GGCTCAGAATCGACGCCTGACTATTCCAACTTCCTTGATCCGGCTTTCAATTCGGGTCTTCCCCTATATAGTGTTCAGAGCCAATGCTCACAAAACTCTACATTTTCTGTTCCAATTAACATATTATCCATCAAGATCCAACAAG AGGTTAGATGTGTTCAAGGTTTACATTTGTGGCGGGATAGTTCGTCTGAGATAAACAGTGAGCTGTATAAAGGTTACGAAAAGAGCAATTCAGAGAGGAAGATTAATGAAATACTTTCAG cCTATGACTTCTCTAACTCAAATGGGAACAATTTTAATGTAAGCATATGGTACAATTCAACATTTAAGAATGACAGGGGAAGAGGTGCTATTGCTTTGATGCGGCTTCCACGCTCAGTGAATCTG GCATCCAATGCATACCTTCAGTTTGTACAAGGATTTGGTACGGAAATGCTGTTTGAGTTTGTGAAAGAAATGCCCAAGCCTGAAACCAAACTGAGGCtggatttttcttctcttcttggTACACTCTTCTTTACATGGGTCATTCTACAGCTGTTCCCG GTTGTTTTGACATCACTGGTATACGAGAGGCAACAGAAACTGAGAATCATGATGAAAATGCATGGGCTTGGTGATGGGCCTTATTGGATGATTTCTTATACTTATTTTCTTACAGTATCTTCAATCTACATGCTGTGCTTTGTTATATTTGGCTCCGGTATAG GGTTAAAATTTTTCTCACTGAATGACTACAGCATCCAATTTATATTTTACTTCATTTATATAAACCTGCAAATATCGCTGGCTTTTCTAGTAGCTGCAATGTTTTCAGACGTGAAGACTGCTACAG TTATAGGTTACATATTTGTGTTTGGAACTGGGCTTTTAGGAGgctttctttttcaattttttgttcaaGATACATCATTCCCTA GAGGTTGGATCATCGTTCTGGAGCTATATCCTGGCTTCTCTTTATATCGTGGTTTATATGAGTTTGCACAATATTCGTTTAACGGGAATTACATGGGGACTGATGGGATGCGGTGGGGAGATTTGAGTGATAGCAAGAATGGGATGACagaggtattgattatcatggtTGTCGAGTGGTTTGTcgtgcttctttttgcatattACGTAGATCAAGCTGTATCATTAGGAACAGGGAAAGGTACTTTCTTTTGCTTCCAACGCTTTAGGAAGAAGAAACTGCCATATCCTAGGATGCGTAGTTTGCAAAGGCAGGGATCTAAAGTTTCTATTGAGATGGAGAAACCTGATGTCTGTCAAGAG AGGGAGAAGGTTGAAAAATTGCTACTGGATTCAGATACAACTCATTCTGTCATCTGCGACAACCTCAAGAAGGTTTATCCTGGAAGAGACGGAAACCCGGAAAAATTTGCAGTGAGAGGGTTGTCTCTTGCTTTGTCTCGAGGGGAGTGCTTTGGTATGCTTGGCCCTAATGGTGCTGGGAAGACCTCTTTTATCAGTATG ATGATTGGTCTCACAAAGTCAACCTCTGGCACTGCATACGTTCAGGGTCTGGACATCCGGACTCAGATGGATGAAATATACACCAGCATGGGTGTTTGTCCACAGCATGA CCTTTTATGGGAAACCCTGACAGGAAGGGAGCATGTGCTATTCTATGGAAGACTTAAGAACCTCAAAGGTTCTGGATTAATACAA GCAGCGGAAGAATCTTTGAAAAGTGTCAATCTATTTCACGGTGGGGTTGcagacaaacaagctggaaagTATAGTGGAGGCATGAAGAGAAGGCTTAGCGTTGCAATTTCACTTATAGGGGATCCCAAA GTTGTTTACATGGATGAGCCCAGTACTGGACTTGATCCAGCTTCAAGAAACAACTTATGGACTGCTGTGAAGCGTGCAAAACAAGACCGGGCAATCATCCTAACCA CACATTCCATGGAAGAGGCGGAGGTTCTGTGTGATCGGTTAGGAGTTTTTGTGGATGGTAGCTTGCAGTGCTTAGGAAACCCAAAAGAG CTGAAAGCAAGATATGGAGGATCTTATGTGTTCACAATGACAACATCTTCGAATCACGAGCAAGAGGTGGAGAACTTGGTGCGGCGTCTCTCCCCAAGTGCTAACAGGATATACCATCTATCCGGAACCCAGAAGTTTGAGTTGCCAAAACACGAGGTCAGAATTACAGATGTGTTTGAAGCGGTTGAGAACGCAAAGAGCAGGTTCACAGTTTTCGCGTGGGGTCTAGCCGACACCACATTGGAGGATGTCTTCATCAAGGTTGCACTTGGGGCTCAATCCTCCATTGAATTGACATGA
- the LOC137713690 gene encoding uncharacterized protein, protein MPKIYLFLCFLLLPLAFDRSEANEKVGVYELKKGDFSAKLTNYGATVLSVILPDKNGKLDDIVLGFESLNEYTNDSVYFGAIVGRVANRIGGAQFELNGVQYKLVANDGNNTLHGGLKGFGDVVWTVKSHKEDSHITFTYDSLDGEQGFPGDLSVSVTYMIIDTNKLAIRMEAKAHNKATPVNLAHHTYWNLRGQNSGDILSHTIQLFGSKVTPVNDQLIPTGEIVPVKGTPYDFLEPQEIGSKINGLPDGYDINYVLDPSSPNHLSKAAVLHDSVSGRKLELWTNKPGLQFYTSNMLDNVQGKGGFVYRKHAAVCLETQGFPDAVNHPNFPSQIVKPGEAYLHVMLYRFTAA, encoded by the exons ATGCCTAAgatatatttgtttttgtgttttctctTGCTTCCGTTGGCTTTCGATCGCTCTGAGGCAAATGAAAAGGTTGGAGTTTATGAACTGAAGAAGGGAGATTTCTCTGCGAAGCTCACCAACTATGGTGCCACTGTGCTCTCCGTTATTCTCCCCGACAAGAACG GAAAATTAGACGACATTGTTCTTGGATTCGAATCGCTTAACGAGTACACG AATGATTCAGTCTACTTTGGAGCCATTGTTGGACGTGTTGCAAACAGAATTGGAGGAGCTCAGTTTGAATTAAATGGCGTCCAATATAAGTTGGTTGCTAATGACGGGAATAACACTCTCCATG GTGGCCTTAAAGGGTTCGGTGATGTTGTGTGGACAGTAAAAAGTCACAAAGAAGATAGTCACATAACATTCACCTATGACAGCTTGGATGGTGAACAAG GATTTCCTGGTGATCTTTCTGTGTCGGTAACTTACATGATTATTGACACAAATAAACTAGCTATTAGAATGGAAGCCAAAGCTCATAACAAGGCCACTCCGGTGAACCTAGCACACCACACCTACTGGAATCTCCGCGGCCAAAACAGCGGTGACATCCTCTCGCACACTATCCAGCTCTTCGGGTCCAAGGTTACACCAGTTAATGACCAACTCATCCCCACTGGTGAAATTGTCCCTGTGAAAGGAACACCCTACGACTTCCTGGAGCCCCAAGAAATTGGTAGCAAGATCAATGGGCTGCCGGATGGATATGACATCAACTATGTGCTTGACCCTTCGAGTCCCAATCATTTGAGTAAGGCAGCAGTGTTGCATGACAGCGTGTCAGGGCGAAAATTGGAACTATGGACCAACAAGCCAGGGCTGCAGTTCTATACAAGTAACATGTTGGACAATGTGCAGGGGAAAGGCGGGTTTGTGTACAGAAAGCACGCTGCAGTGTGCTTGGAGACGCAGGGTTTCCCGGATGCTGTGAATCACCCGAATTTCCCTTCGCAGATTGTGAAACCCGGAGAGGCCTACTTGCATGTGATGCTTTATAGATTTACAGCTGCTTAG
- the LOC137712837 gene encoding ABC transporter A family member 7-like isoform X2: MADTSHGPASFWTQANALLRKNLTFQKRNIKQNIRLVSFPILLCLLLVLIQHLVNNELDKPENRCGCSCVDTNGDGKCEKVCGLEYSTLTQGPSCPVPDPPQWPPLLQVPAPDYRAVMSDVIPHKDLPNVSCKRSGSCPVTVLFTGKNQSLGEVLAGSMFRSSTLNSSGLDYLARSALGSESTPDYSNFLDPAFNSGLPLYSVQSQCSQNSTFSVPINILSIKIQQEVRCVQGLHLWRDSSSEINSELYKGYEKSNSERKINEILSAYDFSNSNGNNFNVSIWYNSTFKNDRGRGAIALMRLPRSVNLASNAYLQFVQGFGTEMLFEFVKEMPKPETKLRLDFSSLLGTLFFTWVILQLFPVVLTSLVYERQQKLRIMMKMHGLGDGPYWMISYTYFLTVSSIYMLCFVIFGSGIGLKFFSLNDYSIQFIFYFIYINLQISLAFLVAAMFSDVKTATVIGYIFVFGTGLLGGFLFQFFVQDTSFPRGWIIVLELYPGFSLYRGLYEFAQYSFNGNYMGTDGMRWGDLSDSKNGMTEEQGKVLSFASNALGRRNCHILGCVVCKGRDLKFLLRWRNLMSVKREKVEKLLLDSDTTHSVICDNLKKVYPGRDGNPEKFAVRGLSLALSRGECFGMLGPNGAGKTSFISMMIGLTKSTSGTAYVQGLDIRTQMDEIYTSMGVCPQHDLLWETLTGREHVLFYGRLKNLKGSGLIQAAEESLKSVNLFHGGVADKQAGKYSGGMKRRLSVAISLIGDPKVVYMDEPSTGLDPASRNNLWTAVKRAKQDRAIILTTHSMEEAEVLCDRLGVFVDGSLQCLGNPKELKARYGGSYVFTMTTSSNHEQEVENLVRRLSPSANRIYHLSGTQKFELPKHEVRITDVFEAVENAKSRFTVFAWGLADTTLEDVFIKVALGAQSSIELT, from the exons ATGGCGGATACATCCCATGGGCCTGCCAGCTTCTGGACTCAGGCCAATGCTCTGCTCAGAAAGAACCTAACTTTCCAG AAAAGaaatatcaaacagaacattcggctagtttcatttccaattCTCCTGTGTCTATTGCTTGTGCTCATCCAACATTTGGTCAACAATGAACTGGATAAGCCTGAAAACAGGTGTGGTTGCAGTTGTGTTGATACAAACGGTGATGGAAAGTGTGAGAAAGTTTGTGGACTGGAATACTCAACTTTAACACAAGGGCCCAGTTGCCCGGTTCCTGATCCTCCACAATGGCCTCCATTGCTACAAGTGCCGGCTCCTGACTATCGCGCTGTTAtgtctgatgttattccacatAAAGACTTGCCAAATGTGTCATGTAAGAGGTCAGGATCCTGTCCTGTAACTGTACTGTTCACGGGGAAAAATCAATCCCTCGGAGAAG TTTTGGCTGGGAGTATGTTCAGAAGTTCTACTCTGAATTCATCTGGTCTGGATTATTTAGCCCGTAGTGCTTTA GGCTCAGAATCGACGCCTGACTATTCCAACTTCCTTGATCCGGCTTTCAATTCGGGTCTTCCCCTATATAGTGTTCAGAGCCAATGCTCACAAAACTCTACATTTTCTGTTCCAATTAACATATTATCCATCAAGATCCAACAAG AGGTTAGATGTGTTCAAGGTTTACATTTGTGGCGGGATAGTTCGTCTGAGATAAACAGTGAGCTGTATAAAGGTTACGAAAAGAGCAATTCAGAGAGGAAGATTAATGAAATACTTTCAG cCTATGACTTCTCTAACTCAAATGGGAACAATTTTAATGTAAGCATATGGTACAATTCAACATTTAAGAATGACAGGGGAAGAGGTGCTATTGCTTTGATGCGGCTTCCACGCTCAGTGAATCTG GCATCCAATGCATACCTTCAGTTTGTACAAGGATTTGGTACGGAAATGCTGTTTGAGTTTGTGAAAGAAATGCCCAAGCCTGAAACCAAACTGAGGCtggatttttcttctcttcttggTACACTCTTCTTTACATGGGTCATTCTACAGCTGTTCCCG GTTGTTTTGACATCACTGGTATACGAGAGGCAACAGAAACTGAGAATCATGATGAAAATGCATGGGCTTGGTGATGGGCCTTATTGGATGATTTCTTATACTTATTTTCTTACAGTATCTTCAATCTACATGCTGTGCTTTGTTATATTTGGCTCCGGTATAG GGTTAAAATTTTTCTCACTGAATGACTACAGCATCCAATTTATATTTTACTTCATTTATATAAACCTGCAAATATCGCTGGCTTTTCTAGTAGCTGCAATGTTTTCAGACGTGAAGACTGCTACAG TTATAGGTTACATATTTGTGTTTGGAACTGGGCTTTTAGGAGgctttctttttcaattttttgttcaaGATACATCATTCCCTA GAGGTTGGATCATCGTTCTGGAGCTATATCCTGGCTTCTCTTTATATCGTGGTTTATATGAGTTTGCACAATATTCGTTTAACGGGAATTACATGGGGACTGATGGGATGCGGTGGGGAGATTTGAGTGATAGCAAGAATGGGATGACagag GAACAGGGAAAGGTACTTTCTTTTGCTTCCAACGCTTTAGGAAGAAGAAACTGCCATATCCTAGGATGCGTAGTTTGCAAAGGCAGGGATCTAAAGTTTCTATTGAGATGGAGAAACCTGATGTCTGTCAAGAG GGAGAAGGTTGAAAAATTGCTACTGGATTCAGATACAACTCATTCTGTCATCTGCGACAACCTCAAGAAGGTTTATCCTGGAAGAGACGGAAACCCGGAAAAATTTGCAGTGAGAGGGTTGTCTCTTGCTTTGTCTCGAGGGGAGTGCTTTGGTATGCTTGGCCCTAATGGTGCTGGGAAGACCTCTTTTATCAGTATG ATGATTGGTCTCACAAAGTCAACCTCTGGCACTGCATACGTTCAGGGTCTGGACATCCGGACTCAGATGGATGAAATATACACCAGCATGGGTGTTTGTCCACAGCATGA CCTTTTATGGGAAACCCTGACAGGAAGGGAGCATGTGCTATTCTATGGAAGACTTAAGAACCTCAAAGGTTCTGGATTAATACAA GCAGCGGAAGAATCTTTGAAAAGTGTCAATCTATTTCACGGTGGGGTTGcagacaaacaagctggaaagTATAGTGGAGGCATGAAGAGAAGGCTTAGCGTTGCAATTTCACTTATAGGGGATCCCAAA GTTGTTTACATGGATGAGCCCAGTACTGGACTTGATCCAGCTTCAAGAAACAACTTATGGACTGCTGTGAAGCGTGCAAAACAAGACCGGGCAATCATCCTAACCA CACATTCCATGGAAGAGGCGGAGGTTCTGTGTGATCGGTTAGGAGTTTTTGTGGATGGTAGCTTGCAGTGCTTAGGAAACCCAAAAGAG CTGAAAGCAAGATATGGAGGATCTTATGTGTTCACAATGACAACATCTTCGAATCACGAGCAAGAGGTGGAGAACTTGGTGCGGCGTCTCTCCCCAAGTGCTAACAGGATATACCATCTATCCGGAACCCAGAAGTTTGAGTTGCCAAAACACGAGGTCAGAATTACAGATGTGTTTGAAGCGGTTGAGAACGCAAAGAGCAGGTTCACAGTTTTCGCGTGGGGTCTAGCCGACACCACATTGGAGGATGTCTTCATCAAGGTTGCACTTGGGGCTCAATCCTCCATTGAATTGACATGA